Proteins encoded by one window of Desulfatiglans anilini DSM 4660:
- the tnpC gene encoding IS66 family transposase: MPEAIALIQKQELQIQELTKQLRSRELSLRMLQDQVEKLIRRVYGRRSEKSHPDQLMFDSLLMEVSDQPCVREPLVELPESSLPLKAKPKTSKRNHPGRLPIPEHLERVEILLDIPEEKKICPETGEPLKQIGFEVSEKLEYRPGKLIVNVYKRPKYVSPDSTAEVGLLTAPMPDHPIERCKADVGLLSYIIVSKFADHLPLYRQDGIFEREGVDIPRATQSSWIMQTYEAVKVLEDVLRGAVLETDVLFTDDSIIPLQVKGSGKVKKARLWVYVRGGPDPPLVVFEFSLDRSKQRPLNFLAGYQGYAHADAYSGYDELFRQDGIIEVACWVHARRKFDEAVSSRPQEATEIIARIAKLYLIEKECIDLDPVERSNARQIHAAPVIEGIFARLEELKTATIPSEPLRKAIDYTLNQREALKRYLENGWLKPDNNTAEKAIRPLCLGRRNWLFAGSERGARATALFLSLIQSCKARDINPWEYFDDMLRRIMHHPVSQLRELLPDRWQPLLKTDACQGASAKV, translated from the coding sequence TTGCCAGAAGCCATCGCGCTCATCCAAAAGCAGGAACTTCAGATCCAGGAACTGACCAAACAGCTCCGTTCCAGGGAACTGTCCCTGCGCATGCTCCAGGATCAGGTCGAGAAACTCATCCGCCGGGTCTATGGACGGCGTTCCGAAAAAAGCCACCCCGATCAGCTCATGTTCGATTCCCTGCTGATGGAAGTATCCGATCAGCCTTGTGTCCGTGAGCCCCTGGTGGAACTGCCCGAGAGCAGCCTGCCCCTGAAAGCCAAACCGAAGACCTCGAAACGGAACCATCCGGGCCGGCTGCCGATTCCTGAGCACCTCGAACGGGTCGAGATCCTCCTGGACATCCCCGAAGAGAAAAAGATCTGTCCCGAAACGGGCGAGCCCCTCAAGCAGATCGGTTTCGAGGTTTCCGAGAAGCTGGAGTACCGTCCCGGCAAGCTGATCGTCAACGTGTACAAACGCCCCAAGTACGTCTCCCCGGACAGCACAGCCGAGGTGGGCCTGCTGACCGCCCCCATGCCCGACCATCCGATCGAGCGGTGCAAGGCCGATGTGGGGCTCCTTTCCTACATCATTGTCAGCAAGTTCGCCGACCACCTGCCTCTTTACCGTCAGGACGGGATCTTCGAGCGGGAGGGGGTCGACATCCCCCGGGCCACCCAGAGCAGCTGGATCATGCAAACTTACGAGGCGGTCAAGGTCCTTGAAGATGTGCTCAGAGGGGCCGTGCTCGAAACCGACGTCCTCTTTACGGACGATTCCATCATTCCGCTTCAGGTCAAGGGCAGCGGGAAGGTGAAAAAGGCCCGGCTCTGGGTCTATGTCCGCGGCGGACCGGATCCCCCGTTGGTCGTTTTCGAGTTTTCCCTGGATCGAAGCAAGCAAAGGCCCTTGAATTTCCTGGCCGGCTACCAGGGCTATGCGCATGCCGACGCCTACAGCGGCTACGATGAACTGTTCCGTCAAGACGGAATCATCGAAGTAGCCTGCTGGGTTCATGCCCGCAGAAAGTTCGATGAAGCGGTATCCTCTCGTCCGCAGGAAGCGACAGAGATCATAGCCCGCATCGCTAAACTGTATCTGATTGAGAAAGAATGCATTGATCTTGACCCGGTTGAGCGTTCCAATGCGAGACAGATCCATGCTGCGCCGGTCATCGAGGGGATCTTCGCCCGGCTCGAGGAACTGAAAACGGCGACCATTCCCTCTGAGCCCCTGCGAAAGGCCATTGACTACACCTTGAACCAGAGAGAGGCCCTGAAGCGATACCTCGAAAACGGCTGGCTGAAGCCCGACAACAACACGGCGGAAAAGGCCATTCGTCCTCTCTGCTTAGGACGCAGGAACTGGCTCTTTGCAGGGAGCGAGCGCGGGGCAAGGGCCACGGCGCTTTTCTTGAGTCTGATCCAGTCCTGCAAGGCCCGCGATATCAACCCCTGGGAGTACTTCGACGATATGCTTCGCCGGATCATGCACCATCCTGTCAGCCAATTGCGGGAACTGCTCCCTGATCGCTGGCAGCCGTTGCTCAAAACGGATGCCTGCCAGGGTGCTTCCGCAAAAGTATAA